A genomic stretch from Pseudomonas sp. MUP55 includes:
- a CDS encoding acetyl-CoA carboxylase carboxyltransferase subunit alpha, which yields MNPNFLDFEQPIADLQAKIEELRLVGNDNSLNIGDEIARLQDKSSTLTEDIFGKLTSWQIARLARHPRRPYTLDYIQHIFTEFDELHGDRHFSDDAAIVGGIARLDDQPVMVIGHQKGREVREKVRRNFGMPRPEGYRKACRLMEMAERFKMPILTFIDTPGAYPGIDAEERNQSEAIAWNLRVMARLKTPIIATVIGEGGSGGALAIGVCDQLNMLQYSTYAVISPEGCASILWKTAEKAPDAAEAMGITADRLKGLGIVDKVIAEPLGGAHRDPAAAAATIRAELGSQLAMLKKLDNEALLARRYERLMSYGL from the coding sequence ATGAACCCGAATTTTCTTGATTTCGAACAGCCGATCGCTGACCTGCAAGCCAAGATCGAAGAACTGCGCCTGGTCGGCAATGACAATTCGCTGAACATCGGCGATGAGATCGCTCGCCTGCAAGACAAGAGCAGCACGCTCACCGAAGACATCTTTGGCAAGCTGACCAGCTGGCAGATCGCGCGCCTGGCTCGCCACCCGCGCCGTCCGTACACCCTGGACTACATTCAGCACATTTTCACCGAGTTCGACGAACTGCATGGCGACCGCCATTTCTCCGACGACGCGGCCATCGTGGGCGGTATCGCTCGGTTGGATGATCAGCCGGTGATGGTGATTGGCCATCAAAAAGGCCGTGAAGTGCGCGAAAAAGTGCGTCGCAACTTCGGTATGCCGCGTCCGGAAGGCTACCGCAAGGCTTGCCGCCTGATGGAAATGGCCGAACGCTTCAAGATGCCGATCCTGACCTTCATCGACACCCCGGGTGCCTACCCAGGTATCGATGCCGAAGAGCGCAACCAGAGCGAAGCGATTGCCTGGAACCTGCGCGTCATGGCACGCCTTAAAACCCCAATCATCGCCACCGTGATCGGTGAAGGTGGTTCCGGTGGTGCGCTGGCCATTGGTGTCTGCGACCAGCTGAACATGCTGCAATACTCGACCTACGCGGTGATCTCGCCGGAAGGTTGCGCCTCGATCCTGTGGAAAACCGCGGAAAAGGCGCCGGACGCTGCTGAAGCCATGGGCATCACCGCCGATCGCCTCAAGGGCCTGGGTATCGTGGACAAGGTCATCGCCGAGCCACTGGGCGGCGCTCACCGCGACCCGGCTGCTGCGGCCGCGACGATCCGCGCTGAGCTGGGTTCGCAACTGGCGATGCTCAAGAAGCTGGATAACGAAGCGCTGCTGGCCCGTCGTTATGAGCGCCTGATGAGCTACGGCCTGTAA
- the tilS gene encoding tRNA lysidine(34) synthetase TilS, whose amino-acid sequence MKLALPAKLLQALTPWRNAPAWHVAFSGGLDSTVLLHLLASLANTPPLRAVHVHHGLQTAADTWPGHCQRVCDGLNVPLRVMRVQVQPGASVEQAARAARYQAFAETTGAGEVLFTGQHRDDQAETLLFRLLRGTGVRGLAAIPAHRALAQGHLVRPLLDISRAELETYAREHHLKWIEDPSNADPRFSRNYLRHRVFPVLAQRWPQVVPSLARTAEHLGEAQGLLDELAAMDLQGADQPSLVPWLPLPSLALAPLRELSDARQRNALRHWLAPLTRLPDSNHWAGWYCLRDARDDAQPVWRLTDGDLHRSGERIWWLPSMWTEFCDASVSWPDPQKTLELPGNGQLKLIGQAPEGPLQVRYRQGGEIVEVPGRGRRDLKRLLNERGLPGFVRGRLPLLYRGEQLLAVPTLAGLWASAPDDWQLHWMPQTCDQGLS is encoded by the coding sequence ATGAAACTGGCCCTGCCCGCCAAGCTCCTGCAAGCCCTGACTCCCTGGCGCAACGCCCCGGCATGGCACGTCGCTTTTTCGGGTGGGCTCGATTCCACCGTCCTGCTGCATCTCTTGGCCTCTCTTGCAAACACTCCACCTCTGCGCGCTGTACATGTTCACCATGGCCTGCAAACTGCCGCTGACACCTGGCCCGGCCATTGTCAGCGCGTGTGCGACGGCTTGAACGTGCCCTTGCGGGTGATGCGCGTGCAGGTGCAGCCCGGCGCCAGCGTTGAACAGGCAGCGCGCGCTGCTCGTTATCAGGCCTTTGCCGAGACGACCGGGGCAGGGGAGGTGCTGTTCACCGGTCAACATCGTGACGATCAGGCCGAAACCCTGCTGTTCCGCCTGTTGCGCGGCACTGGAGTGCGTGGGCTTGCGGCAATACCTGCGCATCGCGCTTTGGCGCAGGGGCATCTGGTGCGGCCGCTGCTGGATATCAGCCGTGCCGAGCTGGAAACATATGCCCGAGAACACCACCTGAAGTGGATCGAAGATCCTTCAAATGCTGATCCACGTTTCTCCCGCAATTATCTGCGGCACCGTGTCTTCCCTGTTTTGGCGCAGCGCTGGCCTCAAGTGGTGCCCAGCCTGGCCCGCACGGCTGAGCACTTGGGCGAAGCCCAGGGCTTGCTCGATGAGCTGGCGGCTATGGACCTGCAAGGCGCTGATCAACCCTCGCTGGTTCCCTGGTTGCCTCTGCCTTCCCTGGCCCTTGCACCTTTGCGCGAGCTTTCCGACGCACGCCAGCGCAACGCCCTGCGCCATTGGCTGGCGCCACTGACCCGTCTACCCGACAGCAACCATTGGGCCGGCTGGTATTGCCTGCGCGATGCCAGGGACGATGCACAGCCCGTCTGGCGTCTGACCGACGGCGACTTGCACCGTAGCGGCGAGCGCATCTGGTGGCTGCCTTCTATGTGGACTGAGTTTTGCGACGCTTCGGTGAGCTGGCCCGATCCGCAAAAAACCCTGGAGTTACCCGGCAATGGCCAGTTGAAACTGATTGGCCAGGCGCCCGAAGGTCCGCTGCAAGTCCGATACCGCCAGGGCGGCGAAATCGTCGAAGTGCCAGGTCGCGGTCGACGTGACCTGAAGCGTCTGTTGAATGAGCGGGGTCTGCCCGGGTTCGTCCGTGGCAGATTGCCGCTGCTGTATCGGGGCGAGCAATTGCTGGCTGTCCCAACCCTTGCGGGGCTATGGGCCAGCGCGCCGGATGACTGGCAATTACATTGGATGCCACAGACCTGCGATCAAGGTTTGAGCTGA